A window of Solanum stenotomum isolate F172 chromosome 9, ASM1918654v1, whole genome shotgun sequence genomic DNA:
CGGGTCACTGTAAACAATCTGTCTCTGTTCACCATCTGCTATAGCTGTGTGACATGTCGtcgagaaaacatttcatatgTGAAAATTATACAATATGATTGTGGGTTTTGTGAGTTCTAAAGTTCTTGTTTGACTCAAAAGTGATCTGCAGTTTGTCTTCTGCTTCCCTGTATGGATGCTGAGTAgtcatttttcatgaaaaatgacTTGCATATGCATTCATCCTGTTGAGAACCCTTTTTGGTAATTGTGGACATGGATTTTAGCATATAAAGGTTGTTTGATACGAGGGATAAGGGATAATAATCTTGAAATATAAAGAAGTTCTATTCTATGTTTGTTTAGGTGTATTAATTAGTTTTGGAATTTGTTATCTCACCATTTGTACTACAGAAATGGGATAAGTTTCTCCATACCAAACAACCCCCCACTAAAAATACTTGTCTTTGAATAAGTATTGTGGTTAAGTCAGTTAACAAGATGaaagtaaaaaattgaaataagatTGTGTCTTCTTTAGTGCTTCTGCCTAAAGAAACAAGACTTGTTCTGTCAAATCATATGTTGTATGTCAATGCTGTTGGAAAAAACAAGGCAACATTAGTTATCTATGGTTTACACCTTTTCTAACTCCATGATGTGTTTATCTAGTTGGTCCTTTAAGTCCTTCCTCCATCCTTGGATCAATCTCTCTTGTTTAGCTATGAGATCAGTTTTTGTTTCCAACTCTTCTTCCATCTTCTCTATCTCCTATAGGTAAGAAATTACATATTTAGCAATGGTAAAAAGGGGAGGGATAGCAATTACAAGTCCTTTGGTACCATTACATCAATCGGACGTCTACCCTTGTGATTGAAAAATAGTCACACTCCCTAAGTTTCAAATTCCACAAGTGAATCTCCAGGATAATGTCGTAGTGTTTCACTTGTGGAAGTTGAAACTCCGGGACAATGACTATTTTTCAATACACAGTTGATGCTAATTCTAACAATGGAAGAGTTTCCTACAATTTACCTTCCGAAGCATCTCTGGCCTTGTGGGCAGATCTTCACGTTGCAACCCAACTAAATTAAGTTGAAGTTTTTTTGCAGCTTCCATGAAATCTCTAGCATGTCTCTCAACATCGACTGTGGAACAAAAACAAAACTCGATCAGCCAAAAGATATATACAAACTGTGAAGCAACAAAACTTTATCTCAATGTTGCCATTTCCAATAACATCACAAAGGGAAATGTAGTGCTACGAAAACTCTGCTGCTTTCCGCTAATCAGTGGTTGGATACTCGTACTATCTAGATACAGAAAGGAATCTTAGAATCAGAGAAGAGATTGTGCTTCATCAATATAGAGAAGCCTGAATGATTTCCATAAATGTGCAATATTTGGTACATTTAGAGCCTGAAACAATTGATGACTAGTTGTAATCATCCACTCAAACAACAACCCGTAACTACACTTCAATCTAAAACATTGTGTGTTATCTACTCATCCAAAGAAAAAGAACGACTGATGACTAGTTGTTGATGCGTTGAGCATATATGGCAAATATAATTCTTCGACGAAATGGGATCAATATCCTTATTAGTTCCAACCCTGGCTGGATTCATATTGCActcaagggtgtggcctagagTTATATGAAGCTGGAAACGACAATGGAACACCATAATTCAAATCTTAACAAAGGCAAAAAAAGATAGACGATTATGGACAAAATTACCGGATATAAAGTTTCAAAAATAACACTGATAGAGGAGATTATAAAGCAAAACTAGAAGTTTTGAATACAAAGGATGTAAGTATAATATTTctgttttattgctttgttctgATTTATCACTATGCTTATCCTTCAAACACTCATCTGACAATCCTTCAAAGGCACAACATTTGAACAAAAGCTACTGGATTCACGTGAACTTGTAACTGAGCTTCTAGATACATACAAATATATGCCAGAAATTACTCACTCTGATGATATGGATGAGCTGAACGGTCTATTGCCTGGAGTTCTCGTGCCGGCAAACAGGGTAGTAAGGCAGCTTCTAATGCAACTACAAAGGCGGTCATGTCATCCCTTGAAGTAGGAGAATTTATCTGTGGTTCAATATTTTGATGTTGATCAACCGAATGTCTGTCAGCCATGTACCTCAGGCAAATGCAGAATTGCAACACTTCAATGGCCAGTTGGAGATGCTATAAGGCCCTTAACAACATAAAATGAATCAACATGCTTGCAAACTGagtaagaaaaaacaaatacgAAGGAAGCAGGGGCGGATCCACAGTTGCGATACCCAATATTTTCGAcataacataaaattttatgtttaaaaatccACTAGAACTGTAACAAATAATAGATATGAGCCCAAAGGATTATATTATATCTTCAAAGGATGACTTCCCTGATTAAACACTAACAAGGGACTAATATGGCTCAAGCTCagactttttgtttttataaccgagaaatcctcGAACCCCAGGGACACACATTTTGAACCTCAATGGATAATGGACCCGCCCCTCAATCCTTCTCCACTACCAAGCTTTTGTCTGTGCACGGTTCGATCCCATGACATACGCTTAACCCACACAGATTTGCTTGCTCAACTTATAATAAGGGTGTTTCACTTTCAACCAGTCTATCAAAAAATCATGGTAGGCGGATAAGGGGCGGAGCTAGGTGGGGGTTCGTGGGTTCAGACGAACCCAACAACTTTTTTCGTAGATTCTCTAtttgtactagaaaattaaataaatatatatgtatattaattcgTGAACTCCTAAAAAAAACTGATTGACAACTTAACGGTAAGAAAGGGTACTTCCCACACTATAGTTGTGGGTTTGAATCCCACTATTTACAAAAGGTTTCTCTCTCCTAATTCTGGCTCCGCCTCTGAATTTATTGATCTTTCATAAGCAACTAATTAACAATCAAAGACACAAACAAGAATATCTAATTTCAATCAATAAATCCCCTTTatgcataaaaaaaaacaaatgaagatCAGAAGCTTAACAAAATAACTGAAGTTTACaactttgaattaaaaaaaaagaaaaacagaagAATAAATGCAGTTAGTTTACCTTTGAGCTATGGCTTGCAATTTTGCAAGACTGTAATCAGCAAAAGTGAAGACAAGAATTTGAGCTGTGGGTTTATATTTGGTGGGTCGGATAAAAAATTGCCCGTTTATGTGCCCTAAAATCGAAAgcccttttgaaatttgaagtattCCAAGGGACATTTGGTTAGGTGATTGTAAataggcgaaatggtctggtagacccttatacttgtatcagtttgtattctGAACCCTTCTACTTGCGCCTTTGTCAtctgaacccttaaactcaattaaaatgagacGTTTAAGCCCCTCCAACCATGTGTGTAGCTCACTCTCCTTTATATAATTGACATGTCATATCCACGTCAGATATATTAATGCCACATCATAATTATTtcttaactatttttaaaaattattaaccaaaattatttaataaaatgtaaaataataacattttaatttattattggcATTTCTAATTCTCCCTATTTTCACTATTTCACGACCAAAAGAAAGTCATCGCCGGTGTCGTCGCAATTTTTGCCGGAGAAATCACATATACTTTCTTCCTCACCTGTCTTCATCTCCGCCGCATACCatcactatttttctttcctcctccAACCTCCACGATAACAACAACCTAAGCCATCGCACAACCAAATTCAGAACTACAACTTGCCCAACTAAAGGCAGCCAAGAAGGTGAAAGGAAGAATACATCAACAGATTGGGCACCAAATGGGGGCTTAaggttaaaatcaaaataatattaatctcTACACAGTAACTCGTACTATGAGATCCTTCACCATATCTGCAAGCAGATTTTTTAAAGGAGCTAATAACATGAAAGCTCGTACAAAACAGGGCATACTCTCTCAACATAACAAAGTGAGTCAATTTGATTTATCTGAAACACAATAAAGTGAAGTAATCAGAAGATTAGCAGTGAAGTACTAGATCTGGCCACCGCACAATCAGATCTGGTCAAACTTTTCGTAATCCAACTCCGACTACTATTTTTACGCCCCAAATTGcttacaaatacaatttcacaCCAACCTCTGCCGCGAAACTCGTCGAAATCTATCCAAAATTCGCCTGAGATTTTCTTGGGTTATCGAAACCGGTTGAAAAAGACAAGTTTAAGAGATTAGAAGGAGACGGTTGCTATGAAAGATTGAAGATggggaagaaaaagaag
This region includes:
- the LOC125877907 gene encoding mediator of RNA polymerase II transcription subunit 28-like, giving the protein MADRHSVDQHQNIEPQINSPTSRDDMTAFVVALEAALLPCLPARELQAIDRSAHPYHQIDVERHARDFMEAAKKLQLNLVGLQREDLPTRPEMLRKEIEKMEEELETKTDLIAKQERLIQGWRKDLKDQLDKHIMELEKV